The Methanoculleus marisnigri JR1 genome window below encodes:
- the ppsA gene encoding phosphoenolpyruvate synthase yields MKEMPNVLWLEEIKKEDIISVGGKGASLGEMTAIGLPVPKAFVVTAQAFRRFLIETGIEEELFRRLERLDVDDNGALESVSREVQDIVLAAEMPDQIRQEIVEAYARMGADGTVVAVRSSATAEDLPDASFAGQQETFLNILGETDLLDAVQRCWASLYGARAIYYRAKQGFDDRSVNIAVVVQELIGSEKSGVMFTSHPVTGEPLTIVEGSWGLGEAVVSGSVSPDNYVFDLRSGRVVDRLIAEKEIMIIPEGRHGTKTVNLSAKQRTAPVLSDAEVARLATLGKIAEDHYDIPQDVEWAIVGDDVFILQSRPITTIKRPEIPHGGAAGQQKGVLGVVLVEGQGASPGVASGRVVIVRDVKDTSAVKDGDILVTKMTNPDMVPAMRRVSAIVTDEGGMTCHAAIVSRELGTPAVVGTKKATKLLKDGQIVTVDGEKGLIYDGAVQAPAPAAPAVAPAAAAAAPVITGTLVKVNVSLPEAAQRAAATGADGVGLLRIEHLILGLAKTPGWYIENGEEETFIAELYGGIKTVLDAFPGKPVWVRTLDAPTDEFRNMEGGENEPIEHNPMLGWRGIRRDLRSPDQFRLQVEAFKRLWAAGYNNLGLMFPMVNHPNEFVKARAMMKEWGVDVENATLGVMIEIPSSAILIEDFIRAGIRFASFGTNDLIQYTLAIDRNNEHVADMYQPKHPAVLRLIDYAIGVCRENGVECSICGQAGSDPDMVTWLVEHGISSVSANIDAVPRIREAVARKEQQILLDAARRNA; encoded by the coding sequence ATGAAGGAAATGCCCAACGTTCTGTGGCTCGAAGAAATAAAAAAGGAAGATATCATTTCTGTAGGTGGAAAGGGGGCCTCATTGGGCGAGATGACGGCTATCGGCCTGCCCGTGCCGAAGGCGTTTGTGGTGACCGCCCAGGCGTTCCGAAGATTTCTTATCGAGACCGGGATCGAAGAAGAACTCTTCCGCAGGCTGGAGCGTCTGGACGTAGACGACAACGGAGCGCTCGAATCGGTCTCCCGGGAGGTGCAGGACATCGTCCTCGCCGCCGAGATGCCCGACCAGATCCGACAGGAGATCGTCGAAGCATACGCCCGGATGGGGGCTGACGGAACCGTCGTCGCCGTCCGTTCGAGCGCCACCGCCGAAGACCTGCCGGATGCCAGTTTTGCCGGCCAGCAGGAGACGTTTCTCAATATCCTCGGGGAAACCGACCTCCTTGACGCGGTCCAGCGGTGCTGGGCCTCGCTGTACGGCGCGCGCGCTATCTACTACCGGGCAAAACAGGGGTTCGACGACCGGAGCGTGAACATCGCCGTCGTCGTGCAGGAACTCATCGGTTCGGAGAAGTCCGGCGTCATGTTCACCTCCCACCCCGTCACCGGCGAGCCCCTGACGATCGTCGAAGGCTCCTGGGGTCTCGGGGAAGCCGTCGTCTCGGGGAGTGTCTCCCCCGACAACTACGTATTCGACCTGCGCTCCGGGCGGGTCGTCGACCGCCTGATCGCCGAGAAGGAGATCATGATCATTCCCGAGGGCAGGCACGGGACGAAGACCGTCAACCTCTCTGCGAAACAGCGCACCGCCCCGGTGCTCTCCGACGCGGAGGTGGCGCGCCTCGCAACGCTCGGCAAGATCGCCGAGGACCACTACGACATCCCGCAGGACGTCGAGTGGGCGATCGTCGGCGACGATGTCTTCATCCTCCAGTCCCGGCCGATAACGACGATCAAGCGCCCGGAGATCCCGCACGGCGGGGCCGCAGGGCAACAGAAAGGCGTGCTCGGCGTGGTGCTGGTCGAAGGCCAGGGGGCTTCCCCCGGCGTCGCGAGCGGCCGGGTCGTGATTGTGCGCGACGTCAAGGACACGAGCGCCGTCAAGGACGGCGACATCCTGGTCACCAAGATGACCAATCCCGACATGGTGCCGGCGATGCGCCGGGTCAGCGCCATCGTCACCGATGAAGGCGGCATGACCTGCCACGCGGCCATCGTGAGCCGCGAGCTCGGGACGCCCGCAGTCGTCGGAACCAAGAAGGCGACGAAGTTGCTCAAGGACGGCCAGATCGTCACCGTCGACGGTGAGAAAGGCCTCATCTACGACGGCGCGGTTCAGGCGCCGGCACCTGCGGCCCCGGCAGTTGCACCGGCGGCGGCAGCGGCCGCCCCGGTCATCACCGGCACGCTCGTCAAGGTGAACGTCTCTCTCCCCGAGGCAGCACAGCGGGCCGCCGCAACCGGAGCGGACGGCGTCGGCCTTCTGCGGATCGAGCACCTCATCCTCGGCCTCGCGAAGACTCCCGGCTGGTACATCGAGAACGGTGAGGAAGAGACGTTCATCGCTGAACTCTACGGCGGGATCAAGACAGTGCTCGACGCTTTCCCGGGGAAACCCGTCTGGGTCAGGACGCTCGACGCCCCGACCGACGAGTTCCGCAACATGGAAGGCGGCGAGAACGAGCCGATCGAGCACAACCCGATGCTCGGTTGGCGCGGCATCCGCCGGGATCTCCGGAGCCCCGACCAGTTCCGCCTGCAGGTGGAGGCCTTCAAGAGGCTCTGGGCCGCGGGCTACAATAACCTCGGCTTGATGTTCCCCATGGTCAACCACCCGAACGAGTTCGTCAAAGCCCGGGCGATGATGAAGGAATGGGGAGTCGACGTGGAGAACGCGACCCTCGGGGTCATGATCGAGATCCCGAGCAGCGCAATCCTGATCGAGGACTTCATCCGGGCCGGGATCCGGTTCGCCTCCTTCGGGACGAACGACCTCATCCAGTACACGCTCGCCATCGACCGGAACAACGAGCACGTCGCCGACATGTACCAGCCCAAGCACCCTGCCGTGCTCCGGCTGATTGACTACGCGATCGGCGTCTGCAGGGAGAACGGCGTCGAGTGCTCCATCTGCGGCCAGGCCGGCTCGGACCCCGACATGGTCACGTGGCTCGTCGAGCACGGCATCTCCAGCGTTTCGGCGAATATCGATGCGGTCCCCCGCATCCGCGAGGCCGTAGCGCGGAAAGAGCAGCAGATCCTTCTTGATGCGGCGAGAAGAAATGCGTGA
- the serA gene encoding phosphoglycerate dehydrogenase, translating to MKYRVLVSDPLAEEGIDILREFCDVDVNTGLTEDQLVAIIGDYDGLLVRSGTEVTAQVIDAGAKLKFIGRAGAGVDNIDTDAATRRGIIVANAPEGNTLAATEHTMAMMLSLARNIPQATASLKKGEWKRSKFMGVELNDKILGIMGFGRIGREVAKRAQAMQMKCIAYDPFITQERAASLGVEMVPLDELFRRADVITVHTPLIKETRHVINAETIATMRDGVRLINCARGGIIDEKALADAVASGKVAGAALDVFENEPPTDSPLLGLDKVIVTPHLGASTVEAQKNVAVSVANQCISVLSGGSAKYVVNAPMIPAEQQALVEPYAMLAQKMGSLLIQLVEGRLESLEITYGGEAAGLPNTKFVTRVILKGMLDPILQVPANIVNAEFVAKERGIRMSETTTEEAQGFKNIITITAKTDRMTETVSGSVSGPNRARIVSIGGYMTDLTPTGHVVISRHTDKPGVIGKAATILGSVNVNIAGMQVGRNKPGEEALMVLTVDSAVPADAMDEIKKIDGIHTAKHAEI from the coding sequence GTGAAATATAGAGTGCTGGTCAGCGACCCGCTGGCAGAGGAAGGGATCGACATCCTGAGAGAATTCTGCGATGTGGATGTCAACACCGGGCTGACCGAGGATCAGCTTGTTGCTATTATCGGAGACTACGATGGTCTGCTGGTGCGCTCGGGAACAGAAGTGACGGCGCAGGTCATCGACGCGGGAGCAAAACTCAAGTTCATCGGCCGTGCCGGCGCCGGGGTCGACAATATCGATACGGATGCGGCGACGAGGAGAGGCATCATCGTTGCGAACGCTCCCGAGGGAAACACTCTCGCGGCCACGGAGCACACGATGGCGATGATGCTCTCGCTCGCGCGCAATATCCCCCAGGCGACGGCATCCTTAAAGAAAGGCGAGTGGAAACGTTCGAAGTTCATGGGGGTCGAACTGAACGACAAGATCCTCGGGATAATGGGATTCGGGCGTATCGGGCGCGAGGTGGCGAAGCGCGCACAGGCAATGCAGATGAAGTGCATCGCCTACGATCCGTTCATCACCCAGGAGCGGGCCGCAAGCCTCGGCGTGGAGATGGTGCCGCTCGACGAGCTCTTCCGGAGGGCGGATGTGATCACGGTCCACACACCGCTGATCAAGGAGACGCGCCACGTCATCAACGCCGAGACGATTGCGACGATGAGGGACGGGGTCCGGCTGATCAACTGCGCCCGCGGCGGGATCATCGACGAGAAGGCGCTCGCGGACGCGGTTGCGAGCGGCAAGGTCGCCGGTGCGGCGCTGGACGTCTTCGAGAACGAGCCGCCGACGGACTCCCCGCTCCTCGGGCTCGATAAGGTGATCGTCACCCCGCACCTCGGGGCGAGCACGGTCGAGGCGCAGAAGAACGTCGCGGTCTCGGTCGCAAACCAGTGCATCAGCGTGCTTTCAGGCGGCTCTGCAAAGTACGTGGTGAACGCGCCGATGATCCCGGCGGAGCAGCAGGCGCTGGTCGAGCCCTACGCGATGCTCGCGCAGAAGATGGGCAGCCTCCTCATCCAGCTCGTCGAAGGAAGGCTCGAGTCGCTCGAGATCACCTACGGGGGCGAGGCTGCGGGGCTTCCGAACACGAAGTTCGTCACCCGCGTCATCCTGAAAGGCATGCTCGACCCGATCCTGCAGGTGCCGGCCAATATCGTGAACGCGGAGTTCGTGGCAAAGGAACGCGGCATCCGGATGAGCGAGACGACGACGGAGGAAGCGCAGGGGTTCAAGAACATCATCACCATCACCGCGAAGACCGACAGGATGACGGAGACGGTGAGCGGGAGCGTCTCCGGCCCGAACCGCGCGCGGATCGTGAGCATCGGCGGCTACATGACCGACCTGACCCCGACCGGCCACGTGGTCATCTCCCGCCACACCGACAAGCCGGGCGTCATCGGCAAGGCCGCGACGATCCTCGGAAGCGTGAACGTGAACATCGCGGGGATGCAGGTCGGCCGCAACAAGCCCGGCGAAGAGGCCCTGATGGTCCTCACCGTCGATTCTGCGGTGCCGGCCGACGCGATGGACGAGATCAAGAAGATCGACGGCATCCACACGGCAAAGCACGCCGAGATCTGA
- a CDS encoding PIN domain-containing protein, which yields MTGNPPLIDTNILVYLFDADAPEKRPISRDLVTACWESEMRYSVSVQNLAEFSVVVTEKVENPMPTEDVQRFIRDIQDFEGWNVVGYGSETILSAHEIRDRHNVHFWDALLVATMIESRIGTIITEDAHLQRIPGITVVNPYREG from the coding sequence ATGACCGGTAACCCGCCGCTCATCGACACGAACATCCTCGTCTACCTCTTCGACGCGGACGCACCTGAGAAGCGGCCCATATCGAGGGATCTCGTTACGGCGTGCTGGGAGTCGGAGATGCGCTACTCGGTCTCGGTACAGAACCTCGCGGAGTTCTCGGTGGTCGTGACCGAGAAGGTCGAGAACCCGATGCCGACGGAAGACGTGCAACGATTCATCCGGGACATCCAGGACTTCGAAGGCTGGAATGTTGTCGGCTACGGCAGCGAGACTATCCTCTCCGCCCACGAGATCCGTGATAGGCACAACGTCCACTTCTGGGATGCGCTCCTCGTCGCAACGATGATCGAGTCCCGGATCGGCACGATAATCACCGAAGACGCGCACCTCCAGCGCATCCCCGGAATCACAGTCGTCAACCCGTACCGGGAAGGGTGA